From a region of the Paenibacillus lutimineralis genome:
- a CDS encoding RluA family pseudouridine synthase, which translates to MSLKVAGQRRGEWLELMPGRLPVPEHGGRYEAVMAWLHNELAAPPKLLKTLEAEGGIKLAGDRLRLLLFPPKQSSFEPMGTPTEILYEDDFCLVVHKSTGIKVHPDGESREPTLANQVSAIYAERGEKIAPLHIHRLDEYTSGPVLYAKNAYAQLKLDAAMARKEISRVYVALVQGIVSPTLRIIDEPIGRDRHHNQRRRVSPSGQRAVTHVELMETLNQASLVRLTLETGRTHQIRVHLSYAGHPLLGDALYGGSTKLLPYQALHGESLIFAHPLTGELIRVDDPWPQEWLRLREQLALS; encoded by the coding sequence GTGAGTCTGAAGGTGGCAGGCCAGAGGCGGGGTGAATGGCTGGAGCTGATGCCTGGCAGGCTACCCGTGCCGGAGCATGGCGGACGGTATGAAGCGGTTATGGCCTGGCTGCACAATGAGCTAGCAGCGCCGCCCAAGCTATTGAAGACGCTTGAAGCTGAGGGCGGCATCAAGCTGGCGGGGGATCGCCTCCGACTGCTTCTGTTCCCGCCGAAGCAATCTTCTTTTGAGCCAATGGGTACTCCTACGGAGATCTTGTATGAGGATGACTTTTGTCTCGTCGTACATAAGTCTACGGGGATTAAGGTTCATCCGGACGGAGAGAGCCGCGAACCTACACTGGCGAACCAAGTATCTGCTATTTATGCGGAACGTGGAGAGAAGATCGCCCCGCTCCATATTCATCGGCTGGATGAATATACGTCTGGTCCTGTGCTGTACGCGAAGAATGCTTATGCCCAGCTTAAGCTTGATGCGGCGATGGCACGGAAAGAGATCTCTAGGGTATATGTTGCGCTAGTACAAGGGATAGTAAGTCCTACGCTTAGAATCATTGATGAGCCGATTGGGCGGGATCGGCACCACAATCAGCGCCGGCGTGTCTCTCCTTCCGGTCAAAGAGCGGTTACGCATGTTGAACTGATGGAGACGCTGAATCAGGCGAGCTTGGTCCGATTGACACTGGAGACCGGAAGAACGCATCAAATCCGCGTTCATTTAAGTTATGCCGGGCATCCTCTACTTGGAGATGCTCTATATGGAGGCAGCACAAAGCTACTTCCCTACCAAGCGTTGCATGGCGAGAGTCTAATCTTTGCCCATCCGCTTACAGGAGAATTGATTCGAGTAGATGATCCTTGGCCTCAGGAGTGGCTTCGGTTGCGAGAGCAGTTAGCTTTGTCCTAG
- the hemL gene encoding glutamate-1-semialdehyde 2,1-aminomutase gives MNEMLGRKQDGRSYTAFEEAKQYLPGGVNSPVRAYKSVGLTPIYAEHASGSRVYDIDGNSYIDYVGSWGPLIMGHAHPEVVKALQEAAAKGTSFGMPTLLETEMAKVVVERVPSIDIVRMVNSGTEATMSAIRLARGYTGRSKILKFEGSYHGHADSLLIKAGSGVATLGLPDSPGVPEGVASNTIAVPYNDLESVELAFKRFGEEIAGVIVEPVAGNMGVVLPQPGFLEGLRRLTTEYGSVLIFDEVMTGFRVGLNCAQGRFGITPDLTCLGKVIGGGLPVGAYGGKKEIMEQIAPSGPIYQAGTLSGNPLAMTAGFTTLSLLTPEVYDRLENLSAKLEAGFTANAKERGLPCTINRVGSMMCPFLTDQTVVNFETAKTSDLDLFRRYFTALSEEGINVAPSQFEGMFISGVHTDEDIELTIEAHRNALKRL, from the coding sequence ATGAATGAAATGCTCGGACGCAAGCAGGATGGACGTTCCTATACGGCTTTTGAGGAAGCAAAGCAATATTTGCCTGGAGGTGTGAATAGTCCAGTACGGGCTTACAAGTCCGTTGGATTAACACCGATCTATGCGGAGCATGCCTCCGGTTCAAGAGTATATGATATCGACGGCAACAGCTACATCGACTATGTGGGTTCCTGGGGACCACTCATTATGGGTCATGCTCATCCTGAAGTGGTAAAAGCGCTCCAAGAGGCTGCTGCCAAGGGGACGAGCTTCGGCATGCCTACTTTGCTAGAGACTGAGATGGCGAAGGTGGTCGTAGAGCGCGTACCATCCATCGATATCGTACGGATGGTTAACTCCGGTACGGAAGCGACGATGAGCGCTATCCGGCTAGCTCGGGGATATACAGGCAGAAGCAAGATTTTGAAATTCGAAGGCTCTTATCACGGTCATGCGGATAGTCTGCTGATCAAGGCTGGCTCCGGAGTTGCGACATTAGGCCTCCCGGACAGTCCTGGCGTTCCAGAAGGGGTTGCTTCTAACACGATTGCTGTGCCTTACAATGATCTGGAATCGGTTGAGCTGGCATTCAAGCGCTTTGGCGAAGAGATTGCTGGTGTCATTGTTGAGCCGGTAGCCGGTAATATGGGCGTTGTACTGCCACAGCCAGGCTTCCTTGAAGGTCTGCGTCGTCTGACTACAGAGTATGGCAGCGTGCTTATTTTCGATGAAGTCATGACTGGATTCCGTGTAGGCTTGAACTGTGCACAGGGTCGCTTCGGCATCACACCGGATTTGACCTGTCTGGGCAAAGTCATCGGAGGAGGCTTGCCTGTCGGCGCATATGGTGGTAAGAAGGAGATCATGGAACAGATTGCCCCGTCTGGTCCTATTTATCAAGCAGGAACATTGAGCGGTAATCCGCTGGCAATGACTGCTGGCTTCACGACTTTGTCTCTCTTGACTCCAGAAGTATATGATCGTCTTGAGAACTTGTCGGCCAAATTGGAGGCAGGCTTTACGGCAAACGCGAAGGAGCGTGGACTCCCTTGCACGATCAATCGTGTTGGTTCAATGATGTGTCCTTTCCTGACAGACCAGACAGTGGTCAACTTTGAGACGGCTAAGACCAGTGACCTCGACCTGTTCCGCCGCTACTTCACGGCGCTGTCTGAGGAAGGAATTAATGTTGCGCCATCTCAATTTGAAGGCATGTTCATCTCAGGTGTGCATACAGATGAAGACATCGAGCTAACCATTGAAGCGCATCGCAATGCGTTGAAACGGCTGTGA
- the hemB gene encoding porphobilinogen synthase codes for MAFPIVRHRRLRQTASIRGLVRETVLTVDDFIQPIFVVPGNGIKNEITSMPGVYQFSLDTLEQEIKEIAELGISAVLLFGIPESKDSVGSGAYAEDGIVQQATRKIKSLYPDLLVVADTCLCEFTDHGHCGMVHTYERDGHVCGDVLNDESLELLVRTAVSQAEAGADIIAPSNMMDGYVAAIRAGLDEAGFSQVPIMAYSVKYASAFYGPFREAADSAPQFGDRKTYQMDPANVREALREAESDVLEGADMLMVKPALAFLDVLRVVRDQFDLPLVAYNVSGEYSLVKAAAMQGWINERAIVTEMLLGMKRAGADIIITYFAKDAARWLREGK; via the coding sequence ATGGCTTTTCCAATTGTAAGACATCGCCGTTTGCGCCAAACTGCGAGCATTCGTGGCCTGGTGCGTGAGACGGTATTAACTGTGGATGATTTCATTCAACCGATCTTTGTCGTTCCTGGCAATGGTATTAAGAATGAAATCACTTCGATGCCTGGGGTATATCAATTTTCATTGGATACGTTGGAACAAGAAATTAAGGAGATTGCCGAACTGGGAATCAGTGCAGTATTGCTATTCGGTATACCGGAGTCCAAGGACAGTGTAGGCTCGGGAGCTTACGCCGAGGACGGCATTGTGCAGCAGGCTACACGCAAGATCAAATCGCTGTATCCGGATCTGCTCGTTGTGGCTGACACTTGCTTATGCGAGTTCACAGATCATGGGCATTGCGGTATGGTACATACCTATGAGCGCGACGGGCATGTATGCGGCGATGTACTGAATGATGAATCGCTGGAATTATTGGTTCGTACAGCGGTCTCCCAAGCGGAGGCAGGCGCGGACATTATCGCTCCATCTAACATGATGGACGGCTATGTCGCAGCGATCCGTGCAGGGTTGGATGAAGCAGGTTTCAGTCAGGTGCCGATTATGGCATATTCCGTGAAATATGCTTCTGCATTCTACGGTCCATTCCGTGAGGCAGCTGATTCGGCTCCGCAGTTCGGAGACCGCAAGACATATCAGATGGACCCAGCCAATGTTCGGGAAGCACTGCGTGAAGCCGAGTCTGATGTGCTAGAGGGTGCGGATATGCTGATGGTGAAGCCGGCTCTGGCCTTCCTCGATGTGCTTCGTGTCGTTCGCGATCAATTTGACCTGCCACTTGTCGCTTACAATGTAAGCGGTGAATACTCACTTGTAAAAGCTGCAGCGATGCAGGGCTGGATTAACGAACGCGCAATTGTAACGGAAATGCTACTTGGCATGAAGCGGGCTGGCGCGGATATCATTATTACGTATTTTGCCAAGGATGCTGCGCGCTGGCTGCGCGAAGGCAAATAA
- the cobA gene encoding uroporphyrinogen-III C-methyltransferase, translating to MAGAGKVYLVGAGPGDARLITLKGLECLEKADVVVYDRLANPSLLTRTKRDVEKIYVGKTVNRHTMKQEEINQLLVDLALSGKIVVRLKGGDPTIFGRVGEEAGLLRQHKIPYEIVPGITAAIAVPAYAGIPVTHRDIASSLSIITGHESQDKLDLSIDWAKLTQATGTLVFMMGLAKIGHIAAQLIKHGRPPETPVALIRWGTRAEQAVLIGTLEDIEQKVFNAKFESPAVIVVGEAVLQREVLKWAEDMPLFGARFLVTRSRSQASELVKQIEELGGETYEFPVIETVMPSPEYLNATAKALEDLDQYDWVFFTSVNGVEYFFRHLDRLGKDIRTLHSARIAAVGPATKEVLRRYGIAAEELPSQFQAEGLFEAFDQQLLAGQKVLLPRGNLARAWLAEVLQDRGLSVTDAVMYETVPIGDEDDELLKLLEQDGIHAVTFTSSSTVTNFLSALGRMGVADPVQALAGAAICCIGPVTAKTAEQAGLNVAVIAEESTIPSLVAGLCTWKQAQNSIRR from the coding sequence ATGGCTGGAGCAGGTAAAGTATATTTAGTTGGCGCAGGCCCAGGTGATGCGCGCTTAATTACACTGAAGGGGCTGGAGTGCCTAGAGAAAGCGGACGTAGTCGTATATGATCGTCTGGCGAATCCGAGCCTCTTGACGCGGACGAAGCGTGACGTCGAGAAGATTTATGTAGGCAAGACAGTGAACCGACACACGATGAAGCAGGAAGAGATTAATCAACTGCTTGTTGATCTCGCGTTGTCAGGCAAGATCGTCGTCCGTCTCAAGGGCGGAGACCCGACGATCTTTGGTCGCGTCGGTGAAGAAGCCGGTTTGCTGAGGCAGCATAAGATTCCATATGAGATCGTTCCAGGAATAACCGCAGCGATTGCTGTCCCAGCTTATGCGGGTATTCCCGTTACCCATCGAGATATTGCTTCATCCTTATCTATCATTACAGGGCATGAGAGTCAAGACAAGCTGGATCTATCGATTGATTGGGCCAAGTTGACCCAGGCTACGGGTACGCTCGTCTTTATGATGGGATTAGCTAAAATCGGCCATATCGCTGCGCAGCTAATCAAACATGGCAGGCCGCCGGAGACACCAGTTGCTCTTATACGCTGGGGGACCCGCGCGGAGCAGGCCGTATTGATCGGCACGCTGGAAGATATCGAACAGAAGGTATTCAACGCAAAATTCGAATCACCCGCTGTGATCGTCGTCGGCGAGGCGGTCCTGCAGCGCGAGGTGCTGAAGTGGGCCGAGGATATGCCTCTCTTCGGCGCGAGATTTCTGGTGACCCGTTCCCGCTCCCAAGCAAGCGAATTAGTAAAGCAGATCGAGGAGCTGGGCGGAGAAACCTATGAATTTCCGGTCATTGAGACGGTGATGCCGAGTCCGGAATATTTAAATGCGACAGCAAAGGCCCTAGAGGATTTGGATCAGTATGATTGGGTGTTCTTTACGAGCGTCAATGGGGTAGAGTATTTCTTCAGGCACCTGGACAGACTTGGAAAAGACATTCGAACACTGCACTCTGCCCGCATTGCCGCGGTTGGTCCAGCGACCAAGGAAGTGCTGCGCCGTTACGGAATTGCTGCTGAGGAGCTGCCTAGCCAATTTCAGGCTGAAGGTTTGTTCGAAGCTTTTGATCAGCAATTGCTGGCCGGCCAGAAAGTGCTTCTTCCTCGTGGCAACCTGGCTCGCGCCTGGCTGGCTGAGGTGCTTCAGGACAGAGGACTCAGCGTGACGGATGCGGTGATGTACGAGACCGTGCCGATCGGGGATGAGGACGATGAATTGCTTAAGCTGCTGGAGCAGGACGGAATTCATGCTGTTACCTTCACAAGCTCGTCGACGGTGACTAATTTCCTGTCGGCTCTCGGCAGGATGGGAGTGGCTGATCCTGTTCAGGCGCTTGCAGGTGCAGCAATATGCTGTATAGGTCCAGTTACTGCGAAGACGGCAGAGCAAGCTGGATTGAACGTGGCGGTAATCGCTGAGGAGTCTACGATTCCAAGCCTGGTGGCCGGGCTATGTACCTGGAAGCAAGCGCAAAATTCAATACGACGTTAA
- the hemC gene encoding hydroxymethylbilane synthase encodes MTKRTIVVGTRQSQLALTQTGQVIDALEKLCAEHRLPFKFEIRKIMTKGDRILDVTLSKVGGKGLFVKEIEQAMLDKEIDLAVHSMKDMPSELPEGLINGAIPQRVEPRDALISKEGLSLEELPHGAKVGTSSLRRSSQLRAKRPDLQLESIRGNIDSRLRKLETEGFDAIILAAAGLKRMGWEDRISSLLPVDVCLPAVGQGALGLECREDDAELMALLSLYNDHITSLTVTAERRFLAVLNGGCQVPIGAFAVWNEAAGDVAAGSGTGLITLTGMVGAPDGSLILKESLTGDDPVQLGEDVAQKLILQGADRILAAVRE; translated from the coding sequence ATGACGAAGCGTACGATAGTTGTCGGAACGAGACAGAGCCAATTAGCTCTAACCCAGACAGGACAGGTTATCGATGCCCTGGAGAAGCTCTGTGCGGAGCATAGGCTCCCGTTCAAGTTTGAAATTCGCAAGATCATGACGAAGGGTGACCGTATTCTAGATGTGACTCTGTCCAAGGTAGGCGGTAAAGGCTTGTTTGTCAAAGAGATCGAGCAGGCTATGCTCGACAAGGAGATTGACCTTGCTGTACATAGCATGAAGGATATGCCTTCCGAGCTTCCGGAGGGACTCATCAATGGAGCCATTCCGCAGCGGGTTGAACCCAGGGATGCGTTAATCTCCAAAGAAGGGCTCTCCTTGGAAGAACTACCGCATGGCGCTAAGGTAGGTACGAGCAGCCTGCGTCGTTCCAGTCAGCTTCGTGCGAAGCGACCTGACTTACAGTTGGAGTCGATTCGTGGAAATATTGATTCCCGTCTGCGGAAGCTGGAGACAGAAGGTTTCGACGCGATTATTCTAGCAGCAGCCGGGCTCAAACGGATGGGCTGGGAAGATCGAATTTCTTCACTGCTGCCGGTCGATGTCTGTCTTCCGGCGGTTGGACAAGGGGCTCTTGGGCTGGAGTGCCGTGAAGATGATGCGGAACTCATGGCTCTGCTGTCTTTGTATAACGATCACATTACTTCGCTCACCGTTACTGCGGAGCGGCGCTTCCTCGCTGTATTGAACGGCGGCTGCCAGGTTCCGATTGGGGCCTTTGCGGTGTGGAACGAAGCTGCTGGCGATGTGGCGGCTGGATCGGGTACAGGATTGATTACTTTGACCGGAATGGTCGGTGCACCTGACGGAAGCCTGATCCTAAAAGAAAGTCTTACCGGAGACGACCCGGTCCAGCTTGGGGAAGATGTAGCACAGAAATTAATTTTACAAGGTGCAGATCGAATATTGGCCGCGGTCAGGGAGTGA
- a CDS encoding precorrin-2 dehydrogenase/sirohydrochlorin ferrochelatase family protein, which yields MAHYVPIMLDLQGRKCVLVGGGFVAERKVAILQPAGAEILIVSPRLTPKLHQAWKQGQIAWNERCYEQGDLHGAFMVLAVTDQPFVNDQIVAEAHKLGILVNHAGEGARGSFITPSSFRRGELIVAVSTSGAAPEAAKRVSTEIEEQFGDEYEEYIRFLSWARLVIKKRVQDVSRRKLLFKKLATIDVLKEIRTGEFSLSSEDELLSWINVQQEE from the coding sequence ATGGCGCATTATGTCCCTATTATGCTTGATCTTCAAGGCCGCAAATGCGTTCTGGTCGGTGGAGGTTTTGTTGCAGAGCGGAAGGTGGCGATACTACAGCCCGCCGGAGCTGAGATTCTGATCGTCAGCCCGAGGCTAACACCCAAGCTTCATCAAGCTTGGAAACAGGGGCAGATTGCCTGGAACGAGCGCTGTTATGAGCAAGGTGACTTGCATGGAGCTTTTATGGTCTTAGCCGTAACGGATCAACCGTTCGTTAACGATCAGATTGTCGCTGAGGCTCATAAGTTGGGGATTCTGGTTAACCACGCTGGGGAGGGCGCGAGGGGATCATTTATTACGCCTAGCTCTTTCAGGCGAGGAGAACTAATCGTTGCCGTATCTACTTCCGGTGCGGCGCCAGAAGCAGCCAAGAGAGTAAGCACCGAGATCGAGGAGCAGTTCGGGGATGAGTATGAGGAATATATCCGTTTTTTGTCATGGGCCAGACTGGTGATTAAGAAGCGAGTACAGGATGTCTCTCGAAGGAAGCTGTTATTTAAGAAATTGGCTACGATCGATGTTTTGAAGGAAATACGGACCGGTGAGTTCTCACTAAGCAGTGAGGACGAACTGTTATCTTGGATAAATGTTCAGCAGGAGGAGTAA